The window CGACGAGCCTTAACGGGTACTGAGAGCGGCCTCTTTGCCTGGCCCCCGGCCGTGCAGGCTTCATGTGTTGCCTGTGGGATTGTGAAAGTGACGCTGGAAGGTCTATGAAAGTATTGCTTGAGCTTTTGGGTGACGCCTGTCGGGTATTGAAAGGTGTGGAGTCGCTCTCGGAATTTCGCCCGGAGTCCCGCGATCGCATGCGAGAGCTGCTCTCCCAGCTTCGCCTGGAGCTCGATCGGCTGCTCGATGCGGATGCGCCGGTCGATCCGGAGCTTGCCGGACGCGAGCCCTTTCTGCAGCGGGCGCTCGAGGCGATTGCCTCGCAGAGTTATGGCGAGGCTCGCGGCGTGTTGGCCCAGGCGGTGGAGCGCTTCCCTCAGGACTTTGAGTTTTTAAGCTATCTGGGGCTCATCGCCTGGGAGCAGGGCGATCTGGTGGAGGCGGAGCGCTCCTATCGACGCGCGATGGAGGTGGTCTTCTCCGAGGGGCTAAACACCGCAGAGGTGGAGAGCGGCGATGACCCGGTGCTGCGCGCCGTGGAAGGCCGCGCGCTTTGTCTCTATCGCCTCGGCGAATTGGAGGCGGCCCAGCGCCACTTCGAGTGGCTGGGCATCAACTTCTCGGAGCAGTACATCGGGTGTCTTTTTCTGGCCGGCGAGGCCTACCACCGCATGGGGCTGCTGCACGAGGCGCTGCGTTGCTATGAGGCGGTGCCTGTGGAGCCGGCGGTCCTCTACAACCGGGGGCTTGCGCTCTACGGGTGTGACCGACTGGAGGAGTCGGCGCGCGCGTTGATCGAAGGGTTTGTGGCGAACATCTATGTGGCCACGACGTTGCTGGGGCGTTTCGGCTATCGCCGCCCCTGTACGCCGGGATACCTGGGCAGTGAGACGTACGCCGAAGAGCTGGTGGAGGCCTGTGCTTCGCTCTGGCACGGGCATCCGGGCAGCGTACGATTTATGGAGCGTTGTTTCGATCATGCGCTGGTTCAGGCGCACTTGCAGCAATGTGGAGAGCAGGGGGGCACACGTCTTTTGCAGGCCGGGGAGAGTGGTGTGGAAACCGACGCTTTTTTGGAGCAGCTCCACGATGCGGGGACCCTGCAGAGTATGGCGCGGCGAGTGATTCAACGGCTCGATGCTTAACCGGCCCTCCTCGTGTTGGAGGCGGCTCTCAGGCCGGAGAGTCTCCGGAGGTGATGGCTACTGCATCTTCGCGCGCGGTGCGGCGTGTTCGCACGTCTGGTGAGGTGCCAGTCTCACGAAGCGTTGAGACCAGCGCGGAGCCCTGCATGGCTTCACTGAGGTGCAGCACCCGCTGGGGAAGGGGAACCTCCACGCCCAGTTCACGCAACCGGGCGTGAATCGCGCCGGTCAATTCGCTTTTGGCCGAGACGTAGTTCTGGCGCTCGGACCAGGCCCGCACCAGAAGTTCCATGCCGTTTTCGCCAAAACGGTCGATCAGCACAATCGGGGCCGGTTCATCGAGAATCGTGGGGAGCGCATGCATCGTATGGGTGAGCTTTCGCTGCAGCAGCTGAAGTTCACACTCAAAAGGCACCCGCACCGGCACCTCAATGCGGCGTACGCCGTAGAGGGTGTAGTTGATGATGGTGCTCTTGAGCAGCACTTCGTTGGGGATACGCACCATCAGGTTGTCGAAGGTGCGGATACGCGTGCTCAGAAGATCGATGGAGATGACGGTGCCCAGCGTGGTGTCGATCTTGACGGTGTCATCGATGGAGAAGGGCCGGTCCATAAAGAGAAAGAAGCCCGAGATGATGTTGGAGACGCTGGTCTGCGCGGCGAATCCCAGCGCGACAGTGAAGATGCCGGCAGCGGCCAGAAGTCCGCTCAGCTGTACGCCCAGCGCGCTGAGCGCGATGAGCACCACGAGCATAAAGGCGCCGTAGAACGCGGTCTTGCTGGCGATGACAGCGCTGTGCGGGCTTGCGCCGTGACGAAGGCGCACCACGCGCTCCACGCCGCGAGCAAAAAACTTGGCGATGAAGTAGCCCACAATGACCCAGAAGACGCCCAGGATATAAGGCTCCACGCCTTCCCAGCCGCCCAGGCGAGTAAGCCAGCGGTTGATGGTCTCATTCATAGGGGTGTCTGGGGCTTAAAAGCCGTGCTCCAGGCCGGTCTTGGCGCGGTAGGCGTGCAAAAAGGTATAGGCGCGGCGCGTCTCGTGGGCGTTGGGCTTGCGACCGCTATGGGCGATCGCTTCACCGCCTTCGGGGCCGTCGTCGATGAGCACCTCGGCTTCATTGGGGCCGAGCAGGCGCATCTGCACCTGACTGGTGCATAAACGATCGCGATCCGGGCGGCGGTACAGACCCAATGAGGCAGTGGGAAGCATGATTTTGCTGACTTCGCGCGGCTCCGGCGTGGTGTTGGTGACGGTCAGCGGGATCGTCGCCCATAACGCAAAGCGTGTCTCGTCGGGGAGTCGAAGATCGAGCGCGCAGATCGGATGCTCGTCAAGACCCTGGCCGGCGTCGGGCGCGCAAACTGGCGCCCGAAAGGAGGTGCAGATCTGCCCGGAGTCCACCGGCCCGTAAAGTCCCGGTGAGGTGTGCGGCGCAGGCAAATCCATAAGATGCACACTGCCACCCGGGTGCAGCGCTTCGATGCGCAGGCCCAGGGGCAGTCCCAGCACCACTTGCATGGTGAGCCCGGCCGGACATAGAAGCTGTGGGGTGGGGAAGGCCAGCAACGCCCGCTCACCGAAGTTCGGAAGAAAGCGCAGCGCGCTGCAACTTGCAGGTAGGGCGCAATGGCGCGTACTACGCTCCTCATCGGTATCGATCACCAGCGCCTGAGCGCCACGCCGCTTGAGGTAAAGAGGCTTGTCGTAGACGCTGAGCGCTTCGAGAGCGCCGTCGTCAAGACTAAGCTGGAGAGGCCACCGGGTTTCCATAGACGACCGTATGCGCCGGACCTTGCCGGCTGATGAGAGCAAAAGACGTGAGGAGAGGCCAAAAATGGTGGGCGGGGGGAGTCAGCGCGGTCGGCCTGGCCGCGCTTTCCATTGGCGTCCTCGGAAAGGCCGATGAGGAGCAGATTAAGCACAGCGTGGAATCGGAGCAAGGGGTGCTGGCTCCCTACCAGGGCGAGGAAGAGCCGCTTCGAGCGCTGGCCGTTGACGATGCGCCTCCCTCCCAGGCGCGCTGGGTGCAGGTGCTTGATGAGCAGGAACGCGCGCTGGCGTCGCGGGTGATGGTGAGCGCGCCGGGGCTCTGGCCCCCGGTGGTAACGCGCAGCGACGAGGCCGGCTATGTGGCGTTGCCCGAGCCCGGCGCGCGCGGCCCGGGAAAAGAGCCGATGCGCTTCTATGAGTTCCTGGCGCGCAGCGACGATGCCGAGGAGCCCCGGGCTTTCTGGGGCGTGATTCAGGGCCCCGGCGGTCCGGTCTTTGCCGAAGAAGGCGCACGCGTGGTGCGTGCGGCCCCCGCCGCCGATCTTCGCCTGGGCATCGTCGACCCGGAGGGCGCGCCGGTCGAGGGAGCCTTTGTGCGCCTCTCGCGAGAGAGCCTGGCACTCTTGCACCTGCATGTGACCACGCGTGCCGACGGCATCGCCGCGTTCCGCCATGTTCCGCCGGGAACCTACTATGTGACCATCGACGCCGACGGGCATTCTCGCCGCACGCTGCAGGTGCAGCATGAGGCAGACGACGCGTTTATGCTCAATGTGGAGCTTCTCAAAGGCGGCGGCCTGCGCATGCCCGAGGCCTGGCGGGCACCGGTCGTTCAGGTGTTGGGGCAGTCGAGTTCGGCATCCGGTGAGGCGGCAGCGGGCGAGTCGATGGTTGAGAATGGCGCCTCCGAGGACGAGGTCGCACGCGAGGCGCTGGAGATCTACGTGGCCGACCCTCAGGGGGCCGGCGTTACCGGGGCCTGGGTGGAGGTCTGGCACGCTGGAGCGCGGGTGGCCGCCGGTGTCAGCGCGGGAAGCCGGGCGTTGCGTCTTCAGGTGCCGGCAGACGTTCCGCTCACGCTCTACGCGACGCATCCCGGGTGGGGCGAGGGGCAGCTTAATGGCGTGGAGGCCGGGGGGCGGGGCGGGGCGACCGTGCGTCTGGGGCGTCCGATCCTCTCGGTGCCCGTGCCTGACCGGGTTCGCTCGATGTCGGCGATTGAGGCAGCGCTGGGACAACGTATTGTCGACACCGGTTCTGGCCACCAGATCGATGTGGTGGACCCGCAGAGTGCCGCGGCCCGCGCCGGGGTTGAGCGCGGCGATGCGCTGGTCTTTGCGCGTCGGTCCGGCGAGGGGATGCGGGTGACGGTGTCGCGCGGCGGCAGCTTCGTGGAGGTTGCGCTGCCGCGGTGAGTCTCAGTGGTGGTGCTGGAAAGTGCTTGTTTGTCAGGGGGTTGTGGTGGGTATGAGGTCGATCTTTCCGGTCGTCTTCAGGTAGAGCTCCGTCAGATCGTTGACCTCGCCATCCTTCATCTTTCGGTCGAGCTCGCTGCGGCTCAGATCCATCACCAGCTCGCCGCCCTGAAGGAGGACGAAGCGGGAGCAGAGGCGCTCGAGCATATCCAGAATATGGCTGGAGAGGAGGATCGCGCCGCCCTGATCACAGTGGCGCTGGAGACGCGTGCGCAGGCGGGCGGTCGACTCGGGGTCAAGGCCCACGAAGGACTCGTCGAGTACGAGCAAGGTCGGGCTTCCCAGCAACACTGAGGCGATGGCGAGCTTGCGGGCCATGCCGCCGGAGTACTCTTTGAGCACGACGTGGCGGGCGTCTTCGAGTTCGGTGATGGCCAGCAGCTCCTCGATCTCGGTGTCGCGCCGGGCGCTCTTAAGTTCGCGCAACTCCGCCACAAAGTGCAGGTATTCCAGACCGGTGAGGTAATCGAGCATGGCCAGGTGCTGGGGAACAAAGCCCAGGTGCCTGCGGGCCTCCACCGGGTTTGCTACCACGTCGACGCCGTTGATGTGCACGCTGCCCTCATCGGGAGCGGTGATGCCGGCGACGCAGCCCATCGTCGAGGACTTCCCGGCGCCGTTGGGGCCGATGAGCGCCACGAACTCACCGGGAGCGATGCTCAGGTCGAGCTGGTTGACGGCGACGAGTCGGCGGTAGCGTTTGGTGAGGTTCTTTAAGACCAGGGCGGGGGATGGGGCGGTCATGAGGAGCTCCGGCCAGGGGCGGCAGTTGAAGGGACGAAGAGGGCAGTGGCGATGAGGAGCAGGCTGACCCCAAGCGCGGCGGGAAGTGAAAGGCCGGCCAGCGCGGCGATGAGTAGTGCGACGCCGGCGGGCAGCCAGCGCTCCCGGGTGTGTGTTTGAGGAAGCAGGCGTAGCGCTGAGGCAAGCCCCGTGGCGAGCGCGAGCGAAGCGAGCGCGACGATCCAGGCGCCGGGCTCGGTGCGCCACACGCCGTTGATAAGCGCGACCAGCAGCGCGAACGGAAGCGCCAGGAAAAAGACTTCACGTACTGCGAGGCGAAATATGGCGTTGTCCACGTCGACCGGAGCAAGCGGGAGCGCGGTCGGGCTTTGGAGGCGCTCTGCCTGGCGGGAGACGCGCAGCCAGGGGTTGATGATCAACGCGAGCATCAACATCGGTGTGATCGCCACGGCCCAGCTCGGGCGCGCCGCAGCGTCGATGGCGGCCAGCCCAATCGCCGCGAGCACCAGGACCACCGCATATCCCACGCGGCCAGCGGCCAGGCGGCGGTCGCCGTCAAGCACAAGCGCACGGTATGCCAGCGCCGCACCGCGGCTCAGGCCTTGCTCCAGGCGTTGTGGAGTCTCAAAGGAGGAGCGCTGGTAATCCATCACCGCCTGAAACTCCGCGCTGTCGGCCTCGCGGAAGCGGGCTGCCATCGCGTGGTAATGCTGCGCAAACGTACGCCAGGAGGTCACGATCGCCACAAGCCACGCCGCAGCGAGAAGGGCGCTGCCGATCAAAAAAGGCTCACTGAGGCGCTCCAGACGCAGCGGCTCACCGAGAAGCAACTTCCAGAAGAGCGCGGCGATCACCACCGCTGCCAGCCCCACCCCTGGGGCGTAGAGAAAGATCTGGCCGCTGCCCCCGTAAACGTCGCCGCCGAGCTTGACCCCGCCGCCCGAGGGTGCGCCATCGGGGACCAGCTGCCTTCCGGCCAGCACCATCGCACACATCGAGAGGCCCGCGCCCAACCACAACGCCCCAAAGAGCATGGCGATCGCCGCCAGCGCCGCGCCCGCGCCGTTCTTCCAGAAAAGCGGCACAAAAAGCAGGCTGGCCCCTGCCGCGCTCAAGGTCGCTTCGGTGAGTGTGGAGAGCGTACGGTCCACAAAAAACGCCGAGGGACGAATCGGCAGGGGCTGCAACGCCAGCGCATCGCTGCGCCGAAAGAGCAGCTCCATCACCCGGAAGTTGAGCACGGCCGCCAGCAGCGCGCTCAGCCAGAAGGCTGCCTCCAGCGCGTTCTGGCCGGGCGGCAGCCGACCGGCATCGACGCCCTGGCTGGTCGCCAGCGCCTCGGGAGGGGCCAGAAGATCGGGAGCGAGAAGATGGCCCGCACCCAGGAGTGCGATCACTCCCAGCGCGCTCATCAACAGGGTGAGCGGACGGTTGGAAGGGCGCGAAGCGGCACGGTTTCGCCACTGCTGGCCCCGCAGCGCGAGCACGCGCCAGAGGTTGGCATTCACAATTCAATCAGCCTGAAAAAAGTTCAACGTCGGGGGCAATCTGGCGAGCGAACGCCTTATTCGGTACCATGGTCGGGCGATGTTGGCTCGGAGAGCTCCGGCACGTTAAGCGGGACGGCGGCTGCGCTTTGATCGCCGCGCGAACCGTGATAGACGGGGCTGGGCGAGCCCTGGCGTTCCAGCACGGAGCTGACTTCGCGGTGGATGTTGCGGAGGCGTATCTCCACAGTCGGCGCCAGTGGGCTGGCCGGGTAGCGTTTCAAAAACGCCTCGTAACCCGAGAGCGCCTCACCGTAGTTTCCCCCGCGATAATGGACCTCGGCCGCCTCAAAGAGCTCGGTCTCGGTGGCCTCCGGCTCGGAGCAGGCCATCATCGCCAGCATACTTACCACCAGCAACGCTCCTAACCGTGCGCGCGCTCGGCGCGCCATCCCTGGAATACTCATGTCGGACTCCACACCCCTTGAACTGCCCGCCGGATTTGTCGCTCTGGTGGGTCAGCCCAACGTGGGCAAATCTACGCTGATGAACGCCGTGCTCGGCGTCAAGGTGGCGATTGCCACCTCCAAACCCCAGACCACGCGCAACCGTATCTTAGGGGTGCAGACCCTAAGTGGAAAGGGCCAGCTCTGCTTTGTGGACACCCCCGGCATCCACCAGGGCCCCAAGCGCCTTAACCGCGTGATGAACGAGGTCGCCCTTCAGAGCCTTCGCGAAGTGGATGTGGTCTGCCATATGGTCGACGCCGCCGCGCTCTCCGGCTGGCAGCGCCGTACCGGCCAGCAGGGACTACCGCCGGAGGAGCGCTACGTTATTGAGCGACTCTCGCAGGCCGAGGTCCCCGCGCTGCTCGTGCTCAACAAGATCGATCAGATCAAAGATAAGAACCTCCTTCTTCCCATGATCGACGCGCTCACGGAGCGCACCGATTACGCCGCCGTCGTGCCCCTCAGTGCGCTGACCGGGGAGCAGCTTGACGCCTTCGTCGAGACGGTGCTGGAGCATCTTCCCCACCAGGGGCTGCTCTTCCCGGAGGATATGCTCACCGACCAGGCCGAGCGTTTCCTGGCGGCAGAGTTTGTGCGCGAGCAGGTCATGCTGCAGACCCGCAAAGAGATTCCCTACAGTGTGGCGGTCGAGGTCGAGCATTTTAATGAAGATGAGCAGCGTGACTTGCTCGAGATCTCGGCGGTGATTCATGTCGAGCGTGACAGCCAGAAGGGCATCGTCATCGGGCAGGGGGGCCAGCGCATCAAAGCCATCGGCCAGGCCGCGCGGGCCGAGCTGGAGCGCTTCTTCGGCCGCCAGGTCTTTCTGGAGACCTTTGTGCGGGTTGAGCCCCAGTGGAGTGAGAAATCGCGCCACCTGCACCGATTTGGTTACGAATAAAGAAAAGAGCATCACCTCCGAAGTTCAACAGGGCCGCGCGAATTGCGCCGCCGCACCATGCAAGTGACGAAACTACCATGGCCTTTATGATCGCCATCGTCGGCCGCCCCAATGTGGGGAAGAGCCGCCTTTTTAACCGCCTGATCGAGTCGCAGACCGCGATCGTGCACGACTTTGAGGGCGTGACCCGCGACCGCCAGTACGGCGACGGGGAGTGGTTCGGTCGCCCCTTCACTGTGGTCGACACCGGGGGCTTTGTGCCTCGCTCCGAAGATCCGATGCTTGTGCAGATGCGCCATCAGGCGCAGCTCGCGGTCGATGAGGCCGACGCCATCGTCTTTGTGGTCGATGGTCGCGCCGGGTTGGCCGGAGCCGACCAGGAGATCTTTGAGCTGCTGCGCACCACCGACAAACCGGTGTATCTGGCGGTCAACAAGATCGATACCTGGACGGGACAGGAGCAGTACCTGGCCGACTTCTACCAGCTCGGTGTGCCGCTTTATTCGCTCAGTGCGGAGCACGGTATCGGCCTCGACCCGCTGATGGACGATGTCATGGAGCACGCGCCCAAAGGCGAAGTCCTTCAAGACGAGCCCTTCGCGCGCATCGCGGTGGTGGGTAAGCCGAATGCCGGAAAATCCAGCACGATCAACGCCTTGCTGGGCGAAGATCGTTTGCTTACCAGCGATGTGGCTGGCACCACGCGCGACGCCATCGACACCAGGGTGCGCGTCGAAGGCAAAGAGTACCTGGTCATCGACACCGCCGGGCTTCGTCGCAAGCGCAGCATCAGCCAGCGCCTCGAGGAGTTCTCCGTGGTTCAGGCGATCCGAAGCATCGACCGCGCCGACGTGGCGCTGCTGGTGCTCGACGCCACCCAGCCCATCTCCACCCAGGACAAGAAGATCGCCTCGGTGGTGCAGAACCGCGGGCGCGGTTGCGTGATCCTCGTCAACAAATGGGATCTCGTCGAGAAAGACACCAACACCGCCGGCGAGTATGTGAAGTCGCTACGGCAAGAGCTGCAATTTGTGGATTATGCGCCGGTGATCTTTGTCTCGGCGTTGACCGGCCAGCGCGTGCACAAGATTCTCGGTGCGGTCGACACCGTTTTTGAGCAGTACACCCGCCGCGTGCAGACCTCCGAGCTCAACCGCTTCCTCGAAGGGGCGGTGGCCCGGCACTCGCCGCCGATGCACGGCAACCGCCGCGCGAAGTTTTTCTACATCTCGCAGGTCGCCACTCGCCCACCGACCTTTATGTTCTCGGTCAACTACGTCGACGCGGTGGCTCCTTCCTATCGGAAGTATCTGGAGAATCAGCTGCGCGAGGCCTACACCTTTGAGGGCGTGCCTCTGCGAACGGTGCTGCGCCCACGTCAGCAGCGCGAACGCGATTAAGTGACTTGAGGCCACGGGAGTGGGGCAGTGTCCAGGATCATCTGCTCAGAGTTCGAGCTGGTCGCACCCATCGGCAAGGGGGGGATGGGCCAGGTATGGGAGGGGCGCCACCTGGCCAGCAGGGTGGATGTGGCCGTCAAGATCTTGCACCCGGAGGTGGTCACCGACGATGAGTACCGTCGAACCTTTGAGGCGGAGCTTCGGGCCGTCGCCGCGCTGGATCATCCCCATATCGTCACGCTGCTTGATTACGGGACGATTGAGACATCGACGGCACGTCAGTCGGGAGGGGCGCTCGTAGAGGGATGCCCCTATCTGGTGATGGAGTACGGGCGAGGTGGGGCGTTGATCGATCACCTCCATCATATGGAGTGGCCCGAGCTCAAAGCGCTGCTTTTGCAGATGCTCGATGCTCTGGCCCACGCCCACGCCCGGGGGCTGATTCACCGCGACCTCAAACCCGAAAACGTGCTGGTCGGATGCGGGCCCGACTGGTCCATGAAGTTAACCGACTTCGGGCTGGTGCACGTCGACTCGACCTTTGATGACGAAGGCAAGGTCGGCAAGGTCTGGGGCACCCCTCAGTACATGGCACCCGAGCAGCTTCGTGGCTACTGGCGGGACTACGGGCCCTGGACCGACCTCTACGGTCTGGGGTGCATGGCGTACGAACTTGTCTGTGGGGGCTGGCCTTTTGTGGCGAACGCGCCCTGGCAGATCGCGGCGAAGCATCTTCGAGAGCCGGTACCTGAGCTCAAACCCCGCTTTGAGGTTCCCCGGGGGCTTCAGGCCTGGGTGGAGAAGATGATGGCCAAGCGCACCTGCGAGCGTTTTCAGCGCGCGGCGGACGCGGCCTGGGCGCTTGCCAGCCTGACCTTGCCCGGAGAGCGTGTGGCGAGCGGGCCGCTCTTTGCGCAAGACCTCAGCTGGAACGAGCTCAACAGTGAGGTCAACGACAACGCGTGGGCCTCGCAGACCACGATGCTTTTGCCACAGCTGCATGCCGGTGAGACGCGGCGTTCCTCCACGGCCTCGCTCAACGTCGGGGACTGGGGCGATGCGAACGATCGTGGATCGCGCTGTGATGCACCCGATGCGATCGGACCGCCTCTGCCCCTGAGCTGGCGCCGGGGGCAGGATGTCGCGATCTCCAATGAGCTTATCGGGATCAGCCTGGGGTTGTTCGGGTTGCGAGCTATTCCCCTGGTTGATCGCGAGGAAGAACGCGACAAGCTCTGGAGCTTGTTGCACACCGTACACCACACTCGCCGCGCTCAGATGGTGCTTATTGAAGGGGCTGCAGGCACAGGAAAGTCGCAGCTGGCGAGGTGGTTTTGCGAGCGGGCGGAGGAGATCGGGGGGGCGGTGGCGCTGGAGGCCTGGCATGGCCCGGTGCAGGGGCCCCGAGACGGCATCGCCCAGATGCTCTCCCGTCACCTGGGCTGCGTCCATCTTCCGCTGGAAGATGCTTTGACTCGGCTCGAACGCCTCGGTGAGCCCCTGGGAATCCATGATTCGCATATGCTCAAAGGTCTGGCACAGATCGCAGCCGCACCCGACCGGGATGAGCAGGGGCAACGTGCGAGTTCGATGCGGATGGCCACCCAGAGCGATCGTTTCTCGGTGATGTACCATTACCTCAAGCGTCTCGCTGCGCGACGTCCGGTAGTCATGTGGCTCGACGATGTTGCCTGGGGCGCGGAGGCCATCGAACTCACCGCCTACATCGCGCAGATGCAGGAGCGCGATCCCGCTGCGATCCTCACTGTGATGACGGTGCGGTCTGAGGCCCTCGATGATCGTGAGTTCGAGCGTGAGCGGCTTGCCACACTCGAAGCGCAGGGCTTGATGAGGCTGCGGCTTGCCTCGCTGCCTGATGAGGATAGCGAAGCGCTTGTGCGTACATTGTTGCGCCTTGATCATGGGTTGGCTGAACACGTGCTCAAACGCGTGGGCGGTGTGCCGCTTTTTGCCGTTCAGCTGGTCGAAGACTGGGTTGCACGGGGCAAGCTGGTGATGGGAGGCGATGGCTTTGTGCTTCGACCGGGCGCGGATAGTGCGATCCCCGACGATATCTACGCGCTCTGGGATGAACGCGTTCGAGCGTTCGTCGGAGCGTCCGGAGACGCGGAGATGCAGCAGCTTGAGGTCGCCGCCACCCTGGGAGTTGTCGTTGAGCTTGCAGAGCTCCGAGCGGTCTGCCAGCGCGCTGGCCTGGCGCCCCCCGAGGCCCTGGGACCACGCCTCATTGATGCGAGCCTGGCACATCGCCATGACCAGGGCTGGCGTTTCGCTCACGGTCTTCTTCAAGAGAGTTTGGAGCGCTCCGCACGCGAGGCTGGCCGCTGGGCCCGGTGGAATCAGGCCGCCGCCGATGTCCTTGAGCAACGCTACGCGTTGAGCTCGCCCGGGGTCGCCGAACGCGTCGTCTGGCATTGGGTGGAAGGGCGCTGCTCCGACCGCGCGCTTACGCCACTTCGTGTGGCCATCGCCCAGGCCATCCAACGCAGTGAATATGTCCACGCCGAGGAACTCATTGTCTGGCGAGAGGGGCTGGCTGAAGAGTTAGAGGAGCGCACCGGCCAGCGCGCCGCACTGCAGTGCGCCGTCGATCGCGCATGGCTCGCTGCTTCCCGCGCAAATTACGGGCTCTGCCGTGCGCTGGCTGAGACCGCCCAACGCCAGGCTGCCGCACTTGGGTTTATCGGCGTGGCAGCCGAGGCCGCCAGCTGGGCCGGCGTTGCCGCCCGCCACGCTGGAGAACTGGAGCGCGCGCAACGACTTTTCAAGCAGGCCCGCGACGTCTTCAAGGCGCGCTCGGCATCCCGCGACCTCGCCCGTGTTGAGTTGGAAGGCGGGCGAGTCGCCGAACTCAGCGGGGACCTCGACGCTGCACACCGCCGCCTGAAGCGTGCTCGTGACGCCTACGCCCGATTGGGCGACGCGTACGGACAGGCACGGGCGCTCAACGCCCTGGGTGATGTTGCACGCAAGGCCGGAGATGTCGAAGCCTCCCGCAGCGCTACCGTGGAGGCGATGGCCCTTTTTGAGAGCATTGGCAATATCAGCGGCGTCGCCGATTGCCTTAACGACCTGGCCGAACGCAGTCGTCTTCGAGGGAACGTCGAGCTCGCTCGTGAACGTGCTGAGAAGGCCCTCAAACTCTATGAGGCCCTCGGCTCCCAGGAGGCCAACACGGTGCGCTTAAATCTCGCGCTGATTGCGCTTCAGAGTGGTGATGCATTGCGCGCCTTGCATCTCTGTGCCCCGCTCGACGATGCTTTTGATCGCGCTGCTCAGGCAGCCCCCCGCGCGCAGGTCCTGGCAACCACTCTTGCCGCCCAGGCCCGCCTCGGCCGCTGGCGTGACGTCATGGCCACCCTCACCACGCGTGCGCCATCGTTGCGCGGGACCTCCATGCAGATGTTCTCTGTCCAGGAGCTGCTGCGCGAGACCATGGATGTTGCCAGCGCACAGGGTGAGACCGAAGTTGTTTTGGCGCTGCGTAAGTGGGTTCGCGATCTTCCTGATGAAGCCGCCGGACTTTCCGGGGTGTCGAGTTGGGTGAGCGACGAGTCGTCATGAATCCCCAGGGAGACTATTATCAGGAACTCTCGTCGGCCGCAGAGCCGGCGCAACGTGCTGGCTGGCGCCATCGACTGGAGCAGTGGTTGCGTTTTGAACTGGCCACCGCCGCGCTCCGACCGCACCCCGGCGACCACCTCGTCGATCTGGGATGCGGCCCGGCGGCT of the Lujinxingia sediminis genome contains:
- a CDS encoding serine/threonine-protein kinase PknK yields the protein MSRIICSEFELVAPIGKGGMGQVWEGRHLASRVDVAVKILHPEVVTDDEYRRTFEAELRAVAALDHPHIVTLLDYGTIETSTARQSGGALVEGCPYLVMEYGRGGALIDHLHHMEWPELKALLLQMLDALAHAHARGLIHRDLKPENVLVGCGPDWSMKLTDFGLVHVDSTFDDEGKVGKVWGTPQYMAPEQLRGYWRDYGPWTDLYGLGCMAYELVCGGWPFVANAPWQIAAKHLREPVPELKPRFEVPRGLQAWVEKMMAKRTCERFQRAADAAWALASLTLPGERVASGPLFAQDLSWNELNSEVNDNAWASQTTMLLPQLHAGETRRSSTASLNVGDWGDANDRGSRCDAPDAIGPPLPLSWRRGQDVAISNELIGISLGLFGLRAIPLVDREEERDKLWSLLHTVHHTRRAQMVLIEGAAGTGKSQLARWFCERAEEIGGAVALEAWHGPVQGPRDGIAQMLSRHLGCVHLPLEDALTRLERLGEPLGIHDSHMLKGLAQIAAAPDRDEQGQRASSMRMATQSDRFSVMYHYLKRLAARRPVVMWLDDVAWGAEAIELTAYIAQMQERDPAAILTVMTVRSEALDDREFERERLATLEAQGLMRLRLASLPDEDSEALVRTLLRLDHGLAEHVLKRVGGVPLFAVQLVEDWVARGKLVMGGDGFVLRPGADSAIPDDIYALWDERVRAFVGASGDAEMQQLEVAATLGVVVELAELRAVCQRAGLAPPEALGPRLIDASLAHRHDQGWRFAHGLLQESLERSAREAGRWARWNQAAADVLEQRYALSSPGVAERVVWHWVEGRCSDRALTPLRVAIAQAIQRSEYVHAEELIVWREGLAEELEERTGQRAALQCAVDRAWLAASRANYGLCRALAETAQRQAAALGFIGVAAEAASWAGVAARHAGELERAQRLFKQARDVFKARSASRDLARVELEGGRVAELSGDLDAAHRRLKRARDAYARLGDAYGQARALNALGDVARKAGDVEASRSATVEAMALFESIGNISGVADCLNDLAERSRLRGNVELARERAEKALKLYEALGSQEANTVRLNLALIALQSGDALRALHLCAPLDDAFDRAAQAAPRAQVLATTLAAQARLGRWRDVMATLTTRAPSLRGTSMQMFSVQELLRETMDVASAQGETEVVLALRKWVRDLPDEAAGLSGVSSWVSDESS